The Arabidopsis thaliana chromosome 5, partial sequence genomic interval ACTTTTAAcctcaaaaataattataccTCTTTAATGTTTGCGTTTCAAGTAAACCAGAGTAGTATCCCATTATAGCAAAGGGAATTTTCAGCAGAACAGTTTCTACTCTCTAGTACAATTCATTCCCACTTTTGCGTGGGATGgcaaatcaaatcaagagaggattcaaataataatgattaatTGTAGAGCTGAGGTAAgttcttatttgattttttaaaggttatatgtttttcttaaaacaactTATTTATTGATCATATATAGCACAATTTCCAGATACCCTGGAatgaaaatgatgagaaataaaaagtggtacaagaaaactaattaaagagacaaagaccacaaaatccaaaaagctACAGTAAAAGGAAAGTTAGCTAGAGTGCACAACTCAAACAATGCATTATTAATGAGGCTCTAAATAAGATTCACTACTTAAACTTGACTTTGTTTCTGGACATCCTTGTTGATCTGGTCTTTCGGATCGGTCATGTTCTGGCTCTTGACCTCGGTCAATTGAATTTTAGTCTCGGGAACATTGTGAAGAGCAGGCGGTTGATGAACCGCGGAATCCAAAACTGCACCGGGTATGACGGTCGTTAGCTTTGCTATGTCGATGGAATGATCGGACACGTCTTTGGATTTATCTGTCTTCTGAGCCACAGGAGTTTTGtagtatttgaaaattatgtAGAGAATCATTTGAACAGCTCCTAAGAACGCGCCTAATACATTTGGAAGCTGCAATAGTTCAAAAAACGTGTAAAGGACATTAATATTCCATTTATTGTCGACAAAAGAAGTTggcaaagaaaaattataaaagggAAATTACCGACATCACAACATaacaaattagtttttttgtttctagtaTTTGCTATTGTACTCTCAATTCCTTAGCACATTTAGTGGGGGTccaattatttatataatgcTAATAATAAAGCGAAAAATGTGTACGGTTCAAAATCATATAGTTTgaatgaggaaaaaaaagacaaaggtAACTACTGTTTTTACTTTATTAAAGAACCACCCATAATAATTAATCTAATCATATAATGTTGTGCTGTcctttataatatattttgaaataatcGAAACAGAATAAAATAAGAGAATTATTTGAGAATTGTATAAATAAACTCACGGCAACGTAGAAGTCTTTAATAGCGAGACCGTAGAAGAGCCACGTGACGGCGCTAATTGTAAGAAACAACGATAAAGAGAAAGGCATAAACTCCACACTTCTTGTTCGTACCACCACTCTCTGCACCAAAATTAGTagtttttaactattttaatatttcCCAACGTGCAAAAAACTAAATAGGAAAGGAGAGACAAGACACAACATACATTAATTATaggaatatttatttattatgttcTTCGTAGGTCATGTAACGTAAAATATTGCTCGTtcgtatatataaatgttcCTATATATATGCACGTctagaaatataaataaaacgtACCATGATACTCAAAGGAGCTGCGAAAACACTGACGGAAAATCCAACGCAAATCCCTCCGAGAACTTTCTCACGTGTTGAACCTTTGGTTAAGAGCTCGCAGACAAGAACAATGGCGGCAAATCCCAAAAAGTTCAAGAGACCAAGAACTTTCAAAGTGGATATCTGTAACATCGTTTCAAGGATGTAGTTATCAGCAAACCGGATACAAAAGCATTTACATATGTTTATGTGTGCATGTGTAATTATGATCAACGTGAAAGTTAcgataaaattatatatatgtataaaaaaggGTGTTTCAACATACTCTAGTTTTCTTGTTAGCATAGGAGACAAAGAGGACGATGTAGATGGTTTCGATGACGCATCCAAAAGCGTTTATGGTGATGAGAAGAAAGGCTGTGCCATCTTTTTGCATAGCGTAGTAAATCCAAAGCATCGCGCTAAAAAGTGCTGAAACATAGGGTAGAGACTGAAAACCTTCGGTTGATTTCTTCTTGCATATCCTTACAAAAGTGGGCCTAGATAATATCAAAGAAACGTTTAATTATCTCTAAACAATTAATCGACAAATAAAAAGGAGAGACTTTGTAAGGGCGTGTTGATGCTTACACTGGGGCCAAGAACACGACGAATGATATGATGTTACCTGCAAATTTACAGCGTAGTAAACATTATGAGTCTTAAAACGTAATTCAAAGTGTTGGTAGAGTTTACTAGTATATATGATGGTTTCTTTTATAAATGCTTATGTATGTGCACGTACCCAAGATTCCAAACACAAATGCCCATAAATTGTTAGTTAGAGCCATTTCTTGATGTTTCTTGATTAGTTTTCTCTCCCTTTGTTTGGTCGGACTATCGAAAAAACTTATGAGCGGGAAAAAGTATCAAAGGCCAAGAGAAattaagagagagatagagctCTTGAAGCCTCTTCTAACTCTTGAAGCTCTAGTTTGTGAGTTTTAGCTATGAATTTACAATGCCAAAGAtggaagatatatatagagggTTCACATGTGAAAGTATGCAATGTTAATACGTTTAAGACGACATCGAGAAGGACGTGTCACATTATTGGTCTCAGATATTTCTAATTGATGTATTCTtttaaatggaaaatatatgaaacttttatGTGGTATGCACTCTTGGCGTCTGTTACGTTagtatcaaactttttatgCCAAACCtagatttatatattaatatcgTATTCATACTAATGAGCTTTAACAAAGATTTTCTGTAAAaccgaaaagaaaatttaaagaacGGTCGATAGAGGTTTCTTTAGAAAGCCATTGAACGAGTGGTCACTTATTATTTAGAGGTAACCAAGAAGCTCCTGATCGCTGTTAGCTTTCTAGTACCATTTAAGTAATATAGATCATTAtacttttgacaaaaataaatatagatcATTATACGCCTTTAATTAGTATTAGTCACCTTTTAAAGTAATGATTCTCAAATAGTTAATCGGGAGAGAGTCGAGCCAAATGATTCCCTAAATACCTTTTAagccaatcaaaatatattgcCGAAACTGATATtaagtaattttaaatttgagactaaaataaaaagtttatcCCACATAAACGAATTTAAGCACTCCAGTGTTGTAATTGTTTATATGACTTGCAAcaaaatgtatattatatgtgtATCCAAAGAATCATTAGCCATAtcaaatttcttaattaatagGGAATATGATTTATGTTGAGACACAACAAAGAAGTTCATAGTATCAAAACATATCTAAAGAGAAGAAGTCACATCGAAGTTGCATTAGGCGGTCCAACAGCAGGTACAAGCATCAAAAATCCTAACCGTGATCGCTCCTTTTGTTCATTATACCAGTCAACATGAACATTTTTCATTGAGTCTGCACCACGTGTACCAtattttatgttgtttatgAGCACCATTATACTCTATGATTTGGCAGCCAAAGTTAGGTCCGtaactaatttattattaCTCTTAAAGTCACATTTGTGTTTATCTCTTTATCTGATTTCTTATAAGCTTcctagtttttttctttgtcaaataAACAATCTAATTATGATTAATTGCATTAATGAGTGGGTaatgtttttcaaatatttcattgaGACAGAAAGAAATTCATCACACTATAAAGTGATCATAAccactaaaaattaaaaaatttaagaagaaacgattataaagaaaaatataaatggtAAATGgtatttttcactttttgtaTATTTGGTTTTACGATATAAAAATCacgaaagaaaataagaatagaGTTGTATTGCGTTTTATCTTAATAACGTGACTGTCGTGTGGGTATAGGTAGGATTCAACGTCATACTTCTGGATGTTCCACTTGGCTACTTTTCGTGTTATCTAAATTTATCACAAACTAGTCGATAATGTATCAAAGCAAATTATCTCCCTAaccttttatttatatatttattaatctcTTATTAATCTATGCTTCCACCTTCCATAACTTTATCGACTAGTTTGtgacaaagaaaatgtaaagttaattgttctaaaaaaaagaagaagttatatatatatttttaaaacgtacagttatattttcatataaactaattttattgggaatatatatctatttgaGCTGGCTAAAGTAATTGGtcactattttcttttcaatttagaagaaaaaaatcacttGCAGAAATTTCGGATATCTAATAAAATACGTGTGATTCGCatacagttttgttttatttagttttacaagtcattcttaaataaaattatcaggtttttatgttatttattaaaaGGTACCATAAACTTGTGTTTTAGAAAGGGTATCAAAAAGATAAgcaaaatttttaaaatgaacaCTACTTAAAGCACAAATTGTtgtgctttttgttttcttaactttACAATTTTAGTGGTAATTTTCTAAACCAAAAAGGGGTGTAttaaaaaatggtttgtttaaatatattttaaatatttcaactttcatgtattgttgtttgtttttatcaaactcaaatcataatttgaattggatatatatattctacATGGAGTCTCTAAATATTGTACATGCATGGGAGTAAAACATTTTAGACTTTTCATGCAACTAGATTAGAATTCGTGTGATACGTTTGTAAttgaaaatcaattaaaataatattaattctcaaaatttaaaCCATGATTATATTtagcttttatttttactttgtaaatattttttgaagattAATTGATAAAGCAAAAAGAATGGAATAAGAACATGTTTAGTCTTTGGCCTAAAAAAAAGGGACATGTTTAGTCCATATCCTAGCAAAGGATATAAACATAATGAGATTTGTTGggaatttacaaaaaaaaatgaaagaatattTGGTGAAATATGGATATCTGGTAATCCTAAGCATTCTTAATCCGCTGTACTCATTAGAatgtcaagaaaaaaaacttcatgGAGAGACCTCTTGGAGATAAGGCTCcaataaatataattgatgttttatttttgaaatttgttgtaATATTTCTATTTCAGAAATATGGTGGTGCATACAAAGAGATTTAAAAAAGTTGATTTGACAACCATATCACAAAATTGCGCTTATTTTTCCGGTCAACTGTTTTGAGAGAATTCTACGGTTAAATGTGTTTGATCTAGAGCAATTTCAGGATTAGTAAACTTCTAAAAAATGATTATCAGAACTGTGTAAGTGAGGATAAAACAAGAGGAAATATCACGTGGTGATTTGTAGCGTCAATACCGACTGCCTCACAAGGATGAAAGCCACAAGCCCgaaaaagatataaatgtTCACTGGTAGAGGTGGTTGGGACATTACATTTGTGCCTACCAATTATGTTTGTTAACTAATATATGAtctattgaaacaaaaaaatgtatatagtTAGAGTCAAAACATAAGCGCAgacatacacacacaaaaaagacATATAATCATGACCGGGTTTTAACACATCcataaaacaaattgttgaATCGTCTATACATATAAGATAAATGTGAAACGCGAAAGCATGACATCTAACGCAATGCAAACGCTAAATGATGGTAGAAGAAGTAATgttaaacaaatgaaaatcatGAATATATAacgattttaaaaaaatcacaaatgtAGTATCCCCTATGTTTTACTTTAGTTGTCGTTCTACCActaaatttttgtttcgtaatagttgttgttttagattttcaatgtatatgtttgataaaaatttaaatatatatttattgttttaatgtcttaactaattataaaaataaaaaatttattaaataagggtaaaataaataaataaacaaaaattttaattcttGTGCAAAAACCTTAAATGATAACTATTTCAAAAGCAAACAATATATGCAGTGCAAACCCATCTATACTTTGATCAATTGGTTAAGATAGAGGAGTATGTAGAGTGATAAAATTATTGTTGATacttgttaaataaataaataaaaagaagaaagacttgaatatttttggcatagttcttttttggataaatctatgatttcaaatttggttCAATATTTCCAGTCTTTTACTAATATCTGCATATGGACTTTGTCAATAAGCCTAAAGGTTGTTGTCGTATCGTCTTTTTCTTATGAATTTGAAATCATGCAGTGTAGTAAAGAGGTTATCACATCAGTTGAAAGTACAACACGTTTACAAAGTTTGAAACATTTCATCCCGATCATCATAGCATACAGTGAAGTAAAATAATCAAAgtctttattttgttggttaagaCATTAAAACATCCTTTGGAACGACCACTCTCTCTTTCCCATCAGGCGATCCCGCGAAGCCGGTCACCGGAGGTGAAGTCAACCATCATTTCTCTACTATTACCACTATTATATTGAACTTctattgcaaaacaaaaaggtatgAATAACTATTATGAATACgttttcttaaaccaaatttttaagATCTTATAATTGTTGTTCCAAGTAGTTAGGCAATAAAATTGACTTAAGTTCTGAATGACAACATAAGAAGTAACTGAAACTGATCACAAGAGTTCCAATCTTGTCTCGTGATCACCGTCGCTAAATGATTTGAAAAACGTCAACCAGTGTCAGAAGTTTCGTGGGTGTGTGAATGTGAAATAGAATGAGTGTAAGTAAAATTGATGTTGATGACTCATCGTTTGCTTTTACTGTCGTTTACCATTCCAAGACGGTGTCTTGGTAAGTGCAGATTAAAACATCACATGACTCTATCTACTCATATCGACGCAGGCCGATTGTGTTGTGCCGTATGTTCCCATGCCACTTGTCACCATGTACCGTCGCTCAATTCTACGCATATTGTTCTACtcttttctctcatttttgcTGTTTTGTATCACTCTAATTTacttattagtttttattttatttttaattaccAATTAGTCTTTTCATTGCTCCTTGAGCATTTGTGTCCgttaatatcaaattttgccATCCCATGAATAAAAACTGCACGCAGTTTTGTTGGAATAGATGTTTTAACGTTAGGGTAGATCGatcccaacaaaaaaaaaatataataagttAAAGATGGTGAGAGCTAGGAATTTTCGATGTAATGATATAGCAGCATATTTATTAAGGAATCTTATTTTTGAAACCATGAGTAATAAAGAGAATATGCCGCTAATTA includes:
- the SWEET13 gene encoding Nodulin MtN3 family protein (Nodulin MtN3 family protein; LOCATED IN: endomembrane system, integral to membrane, membrane; EXPRESSED IN: 14 plant structures; EXPRESSED DURING: 9 growth stages; CONTAINS InterPro DOMAIN/s: MtN3/saliva-related transmembrane protein, conserved region (InterPro:IPR018169), RAG1-activating protein 1 homologue (InterPro:IPR018179), RAG1-activating protein-1-related (InterPro:IPR004316); BEST Arabidopsis thaliana protein match is: Nodulin MtN3 family protein (TAIR:AT4G25010.1); Has 996 Blast hits to 949 proteins in 115 species: Archae - 0; Bacteria - 0; Metazoa - 242; Fungi - 0; Plants - 618; Viruses - 0; Other Eukaryotes - 136 (source: NCBI BLink).) encodes the protein MALTNNLWAFVFGILGNIISFVVFLAPVPTFVRICKKKSTEGFQSLPYVSALFSAMLWIYYAMQKDGTAFLLITINAFGCVIETIYIVLFVSYANKKTRISTLKVLGLLNFLGFAAIVLVCELLTKGSTREKVLGGICVGFSVSVFAAPLSIMRVVVRTRSVEFMPFSLSLFLTISAVTWLFYGLAIKDFYVALPNVLGAFLGAVQMILYIIFKYYKTPVAQKTDKSKDVSDHSIDIAKLTTVIPGAVLDSAVHQPPALHNVPETKIQLTEVKSQNMTDPKDQINKDVQKQSQV